The proteins below come from a single Hyperolius riggenbachi isolate aHypRig1 chromosome 8, aHypRig1.pri, whole genome shotgun sequence genomic window:
- the LOC137527217 gene encoding olfactory receptor 6C3-like, protein MEPYFFVNGFSDVPELQPLIFPLVLLIYLITLGGNITILLLVCLDSHLHTPMYFFLCNLSMLDIASSTVTLHKVLLICVTGDSVVTLTDCMTQLHVYTWLCGNELVLLTAMSYDRYVAICNPLRYSAVMNNKVCVGLALFCWSFSILQPIPMIVVVSRLSCFTTNIIDHFFCDLMPLMTISCSDVYALKLVIFADGALFSTFIPFLLTFISYAFIISTIMRIKSRTGRSKAFYTCSSHLTVVILLYLTLACQYMTPSGTFKSTKIFSLLNTTVVPMLNPFIYSLKNKDVKSAFHRKFKYVKSFV, encoded by the coding sequence ATGGAACCTTACTTCTTTGTAAATGGGTTTTCAGATGTCCCTGAGTTACAGCCCCTAATCTTCCCCCTGGTTCTTCTCATTTATCTCATCACTCTTGGTGGCAACATAACCATTCTTCTACTGGTTTGTCTGGACTCTCATCTTCACACTCCCATGTATTTCTTCCTGTGCAACCTGTCTATGCTTGACATAGCTTCTTCTACGGTTACTCTACATAAGGTCCTTCTTATCTGTGTAACAGGAGACAGTGTAGTAACCCTCACAGATTGCATGACACAGTTACACGTCTACACATGGTTATGCGGAAATGAATTGGTTTTACTTACGGCCATGAGCTATGACCGTTATGTTGCCATCTGCAACCCACTGCGTTATTCCGCTGTCATGAACAATAAAGTTTGTGTTGGTTTGGCCCTATTCTGCTGGTCATTTAGTATTCTGCAACCCATTCCCATGATAGTTGTGGTTTCACGATTGTCTTGCTTCACCACCAACATCATTGACCACTTCTTCTGTGATCTTATGCCTTTGATGACTATCAGCTGTAGTGACGTCTATGCTCTGAAACTGGTGATCTTTGCCGATGGAGCTTTGTTTTCTACTTTtattccttttcttctcactttcATCTCCTATGCATTCATCATTTCCACCATAATGAGGATTAAGTCCAGAACAGGTAGATCTAAAGCCTTCTACACGTGTTCCTCACACCTCACGGTTGTCATTCTTCTATATCTTACACTTGCTTGCCAGTATATGACACCAAGTGGGACCTTCAAATCcacaaaaatattttctttactcAACACAACCGTGGTACCCATGCTGAACCCCTTCATTTACAGCTTGAAAAATAAAGACGTAAAGTCTGCTTTTCATCGGAAGTTCAAGTATGTTAAATCCTttgtttaa